From the genome of Aspergillus oryzae RIB40 DNA, chromosome 4:
TGATGCTAGTCCACCAGTTAGTGAGAGAATCGAAAACTGGCGAGTTAACCTACAGAGCAAGAAAAGCCATGGCCGTGCCGAAATGCTCGACATTAGCCACGAGCTTTCCATCACAATCAGGTCTACCATTGATGCCACAGCCGTAGCCGTCTCCGGTATAATATGGCTCGTGGAGTGTCAAATATATTATCAGAGTGCTAACCAGTGCAGCCCAAGCGCAAAGGTCAAAAGTAAGGTAGATGGCTGGATGGATCGGGACGGGAAGGGATAATTCAATAGATGCTATTATCAGCGACCAAACAAAGGTGTATTCGGTCTGTAGAAAAGCATTAGCAACCTGTTTGCATGAAATAATTGTCAGGTACTGACCGCCCCGGTGACTGGACTGACCACCTCATGGCCCAAGTCAGCCACCATCACCGTGTCGCTTCCAAACATTGACTGGGACCATCCGAACGCTATCAGCGCAGCGAG
Proteins encoded in this window:
- a CDS encoding uncharacterized protein (predicted protein), giving the protein MHTPRTSICLRFVAAISSLAALIAFGWSQSMFGSDTVMVADLGHEVVSPVTGATEYTFVWSLIIASIELSLPVPIHPAIYLTFDLCAWAALVSTLIIYLTLHEPYYTGDGYGCGINGRPDCDGKLVANVEHFGTAMAFLALIIHVGFFAWACRATHKARKSDSKGQDIDLDRTV